The following is a genomic window from Rutidosis leptorrhynchoides isolate AG116_Rl617_1_P2 chromosome 8, CSIRO_AGI_Rlap_v1, whole genome shotgun sequence.
TGCTTTGGCTTCTAATCCTGTTCAACATGCTCGTACCAAACATATTGAAATTGATTGTCACTTTAGTCGTGATAAAATAAGGGCTGGTCAAATTGCTACAATCTTCATCCCTTCTTCAACTCAAGTTGCAGATGTTCTTACCAAGAGTTTGAGTAAATCTCCACATCACAAGTGCATTTCCAAGTTTGGCATTTGTGACCCTTACACAATGCCAACTTGCGGGGGGATAATGGTATACACTGCAGAGTCAACGAAGTCAACGCTACAGATACTGGTAAAGTCAATAACATATCCAGTCAACATAGCAAACGCAGAAAATATCTCATCAGCTTAGATTGTATATAGCTAATTTATATTGATTGTTAGGGTTGTTAGAATTCTTTTAGCAGTGTTACATTATCTTAGGGTTTATATACTCTTGCTACTCCATTGTATTACTCAGTTGTTCATAATGAAATCTATGTGTTCAATTCACTTTACTCTTGGGTATACAATATTAGAGCGAAATCATATCTCGCAGCAACGCGCGAATCATATCACGACTCGTTTATATGGGAAACTATAGATAATATTCGGTAGCATATTGTCTTAATTGTATAGTATAGTGGATGTAATGTAAATATACAAAGTGTACACTATTCTATATCCGATGAAATACACATAACCTTAATTATAGGGATTATCACTTAACAATATATTAGGTATGTTCGGTAAGATTAGCTAGTAGCTAATAGATGTTTGTTTTTTAAAATGTATTTAGATGTTTTGCTTAGTAGCTGGAATTGTTCAATTAACGAGTAAATTGACAAAAAGTTACAAGTTTGTTCAAATGCTAATTCTGGTGACTTCTTGTAGTTTTTCATGATGCCTAAAAGCTTTAAGTtattttaatcaaacaaatcttttTATTGAATAAAAGTTTTTTCGTAAAAACTACTCCATATAAATTAGATACTCCTAAAAGTATAAAAAAAACTTCTTaccaaacatatacatatatacatatgtatgtatgtatgtatgtatgtatgtatgtatgtatgtatgtatgtacgtataaTTATATGTGTGAAGATTAAAGTCTCAAATATCACCACTATACTTGTTATCCTTGTAAGACTATAGATGTCGGTGCGTTTGTAAGGCCTCCACTCCTAGGTGTCACCACAAACGCCTCCCTAACGTCTGTAGTGGAGCGTTTGCGGTAGAACTTTAGGGGGCGTTTGTCAAAGATAAACGACGGGTAAACTTTGAGcgctttttatttttaaattactttttaattttctttttttttgttaCATTTTTGTGTCCCTTTTTAACCCAACCTCTAATTATAGTTTGTCACATCACTCACAACCCTCTTCAACAACCTTTCCCATTGCAACTCAATACTTATCACGTCACGGGTATACCCAAAAAAACACTTCTCATTTACTCTACGTTCCAATCACCACCATTTTGCGTGGTAATGAGGGATAAACGATATTCTTGTGCTATATTAATCTGGTTTTATTTTTTTTGGACCAATTTTTAACTCCCCCTATCTtatattaatagtccacagacaaaaaacacatagTTTAAAAAAATGTTATAAAAGTACTttactttctgtttacttttcaaTTTTACCTTTATTTCTTTTTTATCTTTTAATCCTATCAACATACATTAAGGACATATTGAAATTTTACCTTATTATTCTTATCTATATATGAACGTGCACTATTAATTTAGAACAACCCAAAATGAAATACTGAACTATCAATATGGAACGGAGGGAGTATATCTTTTAGTTGACCCTTTTCGATTAAGATTTCATGAGCAAGCTCTAGACGATCGTGTCATGCTCAATATTCTGCTTTTTAAACATGGTCACGGATGGTTGGTTTTGTAAGAGTGCAATTTCAGTTGGCATGATCATATTAACTTTGTTTATTTTTTCTTAATAAATAACTTAATAAATTAAATGAATTTACGTGCTTCTAAAGATAATTATTTCATGAGCAAATTATTTTGTACTCAACATTGACTTGAGAAAACCAGATAGTTGTcccactactattattattatcgcatttcaaatttcaatagcaaccATAAAGATGTGTCGGTCACAAGGATTTAAACAAATCCATTTATAACATCACCATCTGAAAAACCAGCCcatattattagttttaaaaaaatataattgaGAGTATATAGAACATGTTTGACTTCTATACATCACATTAAAATTAGATTACACTCCTATAGCGTTATATATTAGTATCATAGATAGAACACAACACCATAACTAAACTGTTGATAAAAATCGCATTTTGCTTTGTGTATGGCTAAATTCAAAATAACTATGACTTTTTATTCGTTTCCGGAAGTAATCAAATCTGGTTATGTTGTTTATTGTAGATGAACTTAGGAAAGGCGTTTGGTGCGTTTTTAGATCATGTAGCTAGCTGATAAGGTATGCCTCCACTTATTTAGAAGTTTACACATTAAAAGCTGCACGTTTTCATGAAAAGCAACAGGTATCATATTTTGTAGGTTTATAGGATTGCATGTTTGTTTGTGGTTGCTGTTTATGGTTGCTGCTACATTGGTTTTGTTATGTACAAGACCTTCAGATGCTGGCCATGTTTGGGCAATACCATGGTTATTAACTGTACCAGCAATTGCAATAATTGGCAGAGAAGTAATATTCTTTGGTTAACACATTGTTCTTAGAGATGCATAGATGGATGGAGAGACCACTCATTATATGTTTGTAACTTGTTACTTGACCTTTATGCATATAAACCTAGTTTTGATTCAAAGATATGTTcataaacaatcaccatttatcaCTGCTATAAGAAGCCTTCACTCGAAAGAAGATCAAAAGGCTTCTTCCCAAGTGCATCTTTCAGTATCGTGATCTGCCCTTCCTTCATCAACACGTCTTCATCCAAAGTCTCTACTTTCTTCTTTAACATTTCAACTTCACAACTCAACAGCATGTTATTCTCGCTATACTTCTTCACTTCCTCCCACATCATGTCACGTTCTTCCGACACTTTCGGTAAGATCCCATTCACAATCGCTAGTTCTTTTTTGCAATCTTGTACTTCGTTTGTCAGACGATAAACACTCTCATCTTTCTTGATCAACTGTTAGAACATGACCAcaaaaaaaacattacaaagttCGAACCACAGATCATATTACAAAGAAATTTTTTAAACTAGTACTCTGATATCATTATTACCTGCATTTCTAGGTCTTTCAATCTGTGAGTAACGCAAGAAAGGTTATCCATCGCGTTTTGCACTTCACATCTCAGAACATCGTTTCCTCTGACAGCTGTCGCCAGCTCAGCCTCTAGTCGCTCGACCTCCACCTCTTTCGAATATAGCTTCTCCCTCAGCAAACTCGTCATCATCGCTTCTGCTTTCAAATCAGATTTCACAGCATCCTGCACACCAAAGGTTCACAAATCAATTAAATTATCAACTTTAAATGTATTAAATAAGTTTTTATTTCAAAAGCACAAAGTCAACTCTACCTCACAACGGTCATTATCTAGAGTTTCTTGGCAGGACTTTTCGCGCAACACATCAGATACAGTCATCAAACTTCTCGTTAGGCTTTCGCTTTCCCTTTTAAGCCCTTGGAGTTTCATGTCAGATTCAACAATAAATTGGCTATCTAAGCCGTTTTGTAAAGCTTCATTCCCCTGCTTATTTTCAACCGCCAAAAGCGACACTCTTTCTTTGTAATTTCCGATTAATTTCGAGCATAAATCTGCAGCATCGTTGATCAAGCTCGTGCCTTGATTCTGCAAGCAATGGATACGGCTCCATAGTTCGTGATCAAGTTTAAACGTCGAAAATCCATCGTCATTAGAACTTCCTTTTAATCGATGTAAAAGGTTTATATTCTCATGTCTGAGCGAATCGACTTCAAGCCTATAAGATTCAACTTCTTTTCTTAAATCTTGTTCGACACCCGTTAATCTCAACAGCTCAGTTTGCATCTTTGACTGCTGGTTATGGTCAAAGTTTCCCGCTTGTTTACTAAACCCTTCACGTAGTCCTTCGATTGTTTTTTCTTGTTCATTGCACGTTCTTAGGAATTGTGTGACAGCTCGATGTAACTCTTTGCATTCTCTATCTTTCTCTTCGTAGTTTCGTTTGAACAAATCAAGATCTTCTTTAGCCGCTTTGTAATCGTCTTGTACATCCGAAAGATTTCGACGGATATTTTCATTTTCTTTGACTATTTCATCCATCTTTACGGTTAAATCCTTGACTTGTTGACCTGAGTGGACTAGTTTACTTTGATTCTCCGATTCTTTTTCTCGAAATATCGATACTTCTCGTTGAAGAGACACGTTTTGTTCAGCAAGCTCTCGTACTCTCTCCCGAAGCCTATGTTCTTCCGTTTGATATTTCTCGAGCCTCATTGACCATTCGGTTGACCTTCTATCTAACTCGTTCTCCAATTCCACCTGCAACTCGTTTTTCTCTTTCTCAAGTTTTCGTCTTATTAACGTACATTCATCGGTCTTGTCTGTTTCTTCGTACTCCAAAACCTTATTACAATTATCATCAAACTCGTAGTTTCTTTCTTCATAACTCGAAGTTTCTTTACCTCGAGGAAAATTCTTTTGGGACCCACCATAGAGATCTTCAACCGTGATCGGAATATCATGGTCAATCTCCTTAGCAAAAACACGAGACTGAGAGAGTCGCTCGATGACCTGTTTCGCTAGTTTTCTGGGGGACCCATTTGCAGCAAGTCCGTTCTCGACCCAGTCTCGAGTAGACATATAGAGTTTGGATTCTCTTTTAGGGTCTCTAAATGAATGAGACCTCGGTTTCTGAGTTAAATCACCATGACGAAACCGTGGTGGTCTTTTTCCTCCGTCATTTGGTTGTTGACTTTTTGTATTGTAATCCATATGTTGTCTGCAACTCTTGTCTTGGTGTTGTTCCCCGTCAATGTATCGATCTAAAACCTTAATTGACGAAAAAGATGAGCTTTCAGATGACATATTATCGAGTCCATAAAAAGACGATTTCTCCGGCCTACATGATTCATCAAACGTAGAAGTATCTTGAAACCAATTTTGCCTCGAATGCCTCTCTGGGGTAAGAGCTCGACTGAAACCATCAACAACGAGAGAAAATGTTAACCAATAAAAGATCAAAATGAATTATATTTGAGATGCATTTGTCACAATCATAATAAcataatgttagtaacataaatgaattAACCCTTATCAAAAAGCTACCACAACAGTAGAACCTGCATATGAAGTCAAAATTGGTCATAATGTCTAATTATATACTTATATA
Proteins encoded in this region:
- the LOC139863328 gene encoding uncharacterized protein, with translation MKKLFFFKSSTSSNVTNNVASSQSKDNQTCSENLSGDGLQVSRKSRSKKAVYEDQIQSQSQTSLCLRKSRSYSSGNIRESGLLRTQCDSPCNSSSNVSQKQSVSRTYCRALTPERHSRQNWFQDTSTFDESCRPEKSSFYGLDNMSSESSSFSSIKVLDRYIDGEQHQDKSCRQHMDYNTKSQQPNDGGKRPPRFRHGDLTQKPRSHSFRDPKRESKLYMSTRDWVENGLAANGSPRKLAKQVIERLSQSRVFAKEIDHDIPITVEDLYGGSQKNFPRGKETSSYEERNYEFDDNCNKVLEYEETDKTDECTLIRRKLEKEKNELQVELENELDRRSTEWSMRLEKYQTEEHRLRERVRELAEQNVSLQREVSIFREKESENQSKLVHSGQQVKDLTVKMDEIVKENENIRRNLSDVQDDYKAAKEDLDLFKRNYEEKDRECKELHRAVTQFLRTCNEQEKTIEGLREGFSKQAGNFDHNQQSKMQTELLRLTGVEQDLRKEVESYRLEVDSLRHENINLLHRLKGSSNDDGFSTFKLDHELWSRIHCLQNQGTSLINDAADLCSKLIGNYKERVSLLAVENKQGNEALQNGLDSQFIVESDMKLQGLKRESESLTRSLMTVSDVLREKSCQETLDNDRCEDAVKSDLKAEAMMTSLLREKLYSKEVEVERLEAELATAVRGNDVLRCEVQNAMDNLSCVTHRLKDLEMQLIKKDESVYRLTNEVQDCKKELAIVNGILPKVSEERDMMWEEVKKYSENNMLLSCEVEMLKKKVETLDEDVLMKEGQITILKDALGKKPFDLLSSEGFL